In Acidobacteriota bacterium, one DNA window encodes the following:
- a CDS encoding diguanylate cyclase yields MNPKNKILIVDDEKDNVNCLARWFEREGLDIISAYDGQHALDMVEKHHPDLIILDIIMPGLDGLEVARRLKADSMFWSIPIIMLTAKHEMKNKVEGFRIGVDDYVTKPFDFEEVDARIKAMLRKRELYLELEKKKLQLDQTNLKLKEMAITDDKTSLFNHRYFLNKLKEEFKRTKRYGTSLSIIMLDLDDFKEINDIHGHQRGDRILREVGRIIQSNARETDFVARYGGEEFAVILPNSDAQMAKQVAERIRKAVSVHVFKEEKSSLAMTISAGIATFPDNAMIKNADELIHSADAALYMAKKKGKNRTEIDGGSIFREAPERGAKEARKDKRV; encoded by the coding sequence ATGAATCCGAAGAACAAGATACTAATAGTTGACGACGAAAAGGACAACGTGAACTGCCTTGCCAGATGGTTCGAGAGGGAGGGACTCGACATAATTTCAGCTTACGACGGCCAGCATGCGCTCGATATGGTCGAGAAGCATCATCCGGACCTGATCATCCTGGACATCATTATGCCCGGGCTGGACGGCCTGGAAGTGGCCAGAAGGTTGAAGGCAGACAGCATGTTCTGGTCCATCCCGATCATCATGCTCACGGCAAAGCATGAAATGAAGAACAAAGTCGAAGGATTCCGGATCGGAGTGGACGACTATGTGACGAAGCCCTTCGATTTCGAAGAGGTCGATGCCAGAATCAAGGCGATGCTTCGGAAGAGGGAACTCTACCTGGAACTCGAGAAGAAGAAGCTTCAACTCGATCAGACGAATCTCAAGCTAAAGGAAATGGCAATCACGGATGATAAGACCTCCCTTTTCAACCACAGGTATTTCCTGAACAAGCTCAAGGAGGAATTCAAGAGGACGAAAAGATACGGAACGTCCCTATCCATCATCATGCTCGATCTCGATGATTTCAAGGAAATCAACGACATTCACGGCCATCAGAGGGGCGATAGGATACTGCGGGAGGTTGGTCGGATTATCCAATCCAATGCCCGTGAAACAGACTTCGTGGCTCGCTATGGAGGAGAAGAGTTCGCAGTCATACTTCCAAATAGCGACGCCCAGATGGCGAAGCAGGTAGCTGAGAGAATCCGGAAAGCCGTCTCGGTACACGTCTTCAAAGAAGAGAAGAGCTCGCTGGCGATGACGATAAGCGCCGGCATCGCTACCTTCCCGGACAATGCGATGATCAAAAATGCCGATGAGCTCATCCATTCTGCGGATGCGGCGCTTTACATGGCAAAGAAAAAAGGGAAGAACAGAACTGAAATCGATGGAGGGTCAATTTTCAGGGAAGCCCCGGAACGGGGAGCCAAGGAGGCAAGAAAAGACAAACGAGTCTAA
- the ftsZ gene encoding cell division protein FtsZ codes for MITFGNDQRKPKKLNLVFDESLHGAVIKVIGVGGGGCNAVERMINANVGGVEFIAVNTDCQALNNNKAPVKVQIGTNVTRGRGSGSNPEVGRQAAEEDSNKIADCITGTDMVFVTAGLGGGTGTGGAPVIAKIASDMGSLVVAVVTKPFYFEGKKRKEQAEKGLIDLKNKVDTVITIPNDRLLHTVDKSTPLPVAFLMADDILRQAVQGISDLITIPGVINHDFADVKTIMKGMGIALMGTGVASGENRAVEAAQRAISSPLLEDTSIKGARGVLLNITGGEDMALSEVEEAAKIIHESVDPDANIILGMVIKKEMKDEIKLTVIATGFKDSISVQKQSQQQLLEIPITEGTHPSAPSHHRKGHHIFYRFGSEGGGGFSPNIGRTMDDLEVPTFLRKHTD; via the coding sequence ATGATCACATTTGGAAACGATCAGCGAAAACCAAAGAAGTTGAATCTCGTGTTTGATGAGAGTCTTCACGGCGCCGTCATCAAGGTGATCGGTGTTGGGGGAGGAGGCTGCAACGCAGTCGAAAGGATGATCAATGCCAACGTCGGAGGCGTTGAATTCATCGCAGTGAACACGGACTGCCAGGCTCTCAACAACAACAAGGCCCCCGTCAAAGTTCAGATAGGTACGAATGTCACAAGAGGGAGAGGAAGTGGTTCCAATCCCGAAGTGGGTCGTCAGGCTGCAGAAGAGGATAGCAACAAGATCGCAGACTGCATCACAGGCACCGACATGGTTTTCGTGACCGCAGGACTTGGTGGCGGGACAGGGACTGGTGGAGCGCCCGTTATTGCCAAGATAGCCAGCGACATGGGGTCTCTCGTAGTGGCCGTCGTCACCAAACCTTTCTACTTCGAGGGAAAGAAGAGAAAGGAGCAAGCCGAAAAAGGGCTTATTGATCTCAAGAACAAAGTTGATACGGTCATCACCATCCCGAATGACAGACTCCTGCACACCGTCGATAAATCAACCCCGCTCCCTGTAGCCTTCCTGATGGCGGACGATATCCTGAGACAGGCAGTGCAGGGAATCTCTGACCTCATCACCATCCCCGGCGTCATAAACCACGACTTTGCTGACGTAAAGACGATCATGAAGGGGATGGGAATTGCTCTCATGGGAACGGGAGTGGCGAGCGGGGAAAACAGGGCAGTGGAGGCAGCACAGAGAGCCATTTCTTCTCCCCTCCTCGAAGACACATCGATCAAGGGAGCAAGAGGAGTACTCCTTAACATCACTGGTGGCGAAGACATGGCCCTATCCGAAGTGGAAGAGGCCGCCAAGATCATCCACGAATCGGTCGATCCCGATGCCAACATCATACTCGGGATGGTCATCAAGAAGGAGATGAAGGATGAGATCAAGCTGACTGTCATTGCGACCGGATTCAAGGATTCCATCTCCGTCCAGAAACAGTCCCAGCAGCAGCTTCTGGAGATCCCTATCACAGAGGGAACGCATCCCAGCGCCCCCTCCCATCACAGGAAGGGACATCATATCTTCTATCGTTTCGGAAGCGAGGGAGGTGGCGGTTTCTCCCCTAACATCGGCCGAACGATGGACGACCTTGAAGTCCCGACTTTTTTAAGGAAACACACAGATTGA
- the ftsA gene encoding cell division protein FtsA: MPKNENYIIGIDIGTTKICCVIAEIKENSLLEVIGVGTVPSRGMRKGVVVNLDETIKAIKNAVEEAELMSGFAVEKAYVGIAGSHIKSFNSRGVVAISGKDKMVTKDDIKRVIEHAETVTIPQEREIIHVLPQEYIVDDMGGIEDPLSLNGSRLEVNVHIVTALISSIQNLMSSVNGAGIEVIDIILEQFAASEAILIPDEKELGVALIDIGGGTSNLSIYEKGAAWHTSVFPLGGDNFTNDIAVGLHTSIPDAEKIKKKYGCALSTLLEEDQPLEVPAIGNNKPTMVSQQVLCGIIQPRAEEIFQIVHDEIKRTGFENYLNAGVVLSGGGCIMQGMTDVAEQVLGMPVRRGVPMNIGGLIDVVNSPAYSTAIGLVLYGWKFGTKRRTEQPSVITKTIKKLQEAFRGMF, encoded by the coding sequence ATGCCTAAAAACGAGAACTACATTATCGGAATCGACATCGGAACGACGAAGATCTGCTGTGTCATTGCCGAGATCAAGGAAAACTCCCTTCTCGAGGTCATAGGCGTGGGAACAGTCCCATCTCGCGGGATGCGAAAGGGGGTAGTCGTCAACCTCGATGAAACCATCAAGGCGATCAAGAATGCCGTTGAAGAGGCGGAACTCATGTCCGGATTTGCCGTCGAGAAAGCCTACGTTGGGATCGCAGGCTCGCACATAAAGAGCTTCAATAGCCGCGGCGTCGTAGCCATCTCCGGGAAGGACAAGATGGTAACCAAAGACGACATTAAGAGGGTTATCGAGCATGCCGAGACTGTTACCATCCCCCAGGAGAGAGAGATCATCCATGTTCTGCCCCAGGAATATATCGTTGATGACATGGGTGGGATCGAAGATCCTCTCAGCCTGAACGGCTCCCGTCTGGAGGTGAACGTCCACATCGTCACCGCCCTCATCTCTTCTATCCAGAACTTGATGTCCAGCGTCAACGGTGCCGGGATTGAGGTAATTGATATCATCCTTGAGCAATTTGCCGCGAGCGAAGCCATCCTGATCCCTGATGAGAAGGAGCTCGGCGTCGCCCTCATCGACATCGGAGGAGGAACGAGCAATCTCTCCATCTATGAGAAAGGAGCCGCATGGCACACAAGCGTTTTTCCACTTGGAGGCGACAATTTTACGAACGATATCGCCGTTGGGTTGCACACCTCTATTCCAGATGCCGAGAAGATTAAAAAGAAGTATGGATGCGCGCTGAGCACTCTGCTCGAAGAAGATCAGCCCCTGGAGGTTCCGGCCATAGGGAACAACAAACCTACGATGGTCTCCCAGCAGGTTCTCTGTGGGATCATCCAGCCCAGGGCAGAAGAGATCTTCCAGATCGTCCATGATGAGATCAAGAGGACCGGATTTGAAAATTACTTGAACGCCGGGGTTGTTCTGTCGGGCGGGGGCTGCATCATGCAGGGGATGACGGACGTCGCGGAGCAGGTCCTCGGCATGCCGGTGCGGCGTGGCGTTCCGATGAACATCGGGGGGCTTATCGACGTGGTCAACAGCCCGGCATACAGCACTGCTATCGGGCTTGTCCTCTATGGATGGAAGTTCGGAACCAAGAGGAGGACAGAACAACCATCGGTCATTACGAAAACGATAAAGAAATTACAGGAAGCGTTTCGGGGCATGTTTTAA
- a CDS encoding FtsQ-type POTRA domain-containing protein, whose product MDYLNEKELGKDRRYMRGNLLVRRRRTRKGILKLILFFLFLSIVIAGLAFGFKEGYLYFISSPEYDVMNIKIMGCNYSSCDELKSSIASILRTNIFTIDLEQLKKRLKENPWVEDAAIKKNLPSKIEIEIKEREPVALLLWKEEIYLIDRNAVPIDFLKPEYSKFDFPILIGAETDNLEESVLRIKRGIAMLETIRDARPSMMDMVSEINVCKGHYFQVRFTDGSPILYLDEETFDENIDHYLSIKDDIARQFDNVEYIDLRWKNRVVVKPISFIR is encoded by the coding sequence ATGGATTATCTGAACGAAAAAGAGCTAGGCAAGGATCGACGGTACATGAGGGGCAACCTCCTCGTCCGAAGGAGGAGAACGAGGAAGGGGATCCTGAAACTGATCCTTTTCTTCCTGTTTCTATCAATCGTCATCGCAGGACTGGCCTTTGGATTCAAGGAAGGGTATCTCTATTTCATCTCCTCTCCCGAGTACGACGTCATGAATATAAAGATCATGGGTTGCAACTATTCTTCATGCGACGAACTGAAATCCTCCATCGCCAGCATCCTGAGAACGAACATCTTCACCATCGATCTCGAACAGCTAAAGAAGAGACTCAAAGAAAATCCCTGGGTGGAAGATGCCGCCATCAAGAAGAACCTCCCATCGAAGATTGAGATCGAGATCAAAGAGAGAGAACCGGTCGCTCTTCTCCTCTGGAAGGAAGAGATCTATCTGATCGACCGGAATGCCGTTCCTATCGATTTCCTGAAGCCTGAATATTCCAAATTCGATTTCCCCATACTAATAGGAGCGGAGACGGATAACTTGGAAGAATCTGTCCTGCGGATCAAGAGAGGCATCGCCATGCTTGAAACGATCAGAGATGCGAGACCATCCATGATGGACATGGTCTCCGAGATCAACGTCTGCAAAGGACACTATTTCCAGGTCCGATTTACCGATGGTAGCCCTATCCTCTATCTGGACGAAGAAACCTTCGATGAGAACATAGACCATTACCTTTCCATCAAGGACGACATCGCCAGGCAGTTCGATAACGTAGAATACATTGATCTGAGATGGAAGAATCGTGTTGTTGTCAAACCGATTTCATTCATAAGGTGA
- the murB gene encoding UDP-N-acetylmuramate dehydrogenase, translating into MIAIGKSIVEQIAADYGAEVRKDRLLKDILSMGVGGKVSYMVFPSTIISMERIIREFHANDLSFHILGAGTNIVAGDEDLEDVVIATDTLERTVRTEGNFVRASSGLSISRLIRSLAESGLGGLEFAEGIPGSLGGAVMMNAGSYGHSISEFIREISYIDRTGRALRRKVSQGDFSYRKSPLSSGSILTEILFEFMPREREEILAKMDEVRERRRRSQPQGVRSSGCIFKNPEGDHAGRIIESVGLKGLTRGGAIISPVHANFIVNMGEADADDIFWLIDKVKEVVLMKAGILLEEEVVIWRR; encoded by the coding sequence ATGATTGCGATAGGGAAAAGCATCGTGGAACAGATCGCGGCCGATTACGGAGCAGAGGTCAGGAAAGATCGGCTCCTGAAAGACATCTTGTCCATGGGAGTTGGCGGAAAGGTTTCCTATATGGTCTTTCCGTCAACTATCATTTCCATGGAGAGGATTATCCGTGAATTCCATGCAAATGACCTCTCCTTCCACATTCTGGGAGCGGGTACGAACATCGTTGCCGGAGACGAGGATCTGGAGGATGTCGTCATCGCAACGGACACCCTGGAGAGGACGGTTCGGACAGAAGGGAATTTCGTTCGAGCCTCATCCGGGTTATCCATCTCCAGACTCATCAGGAGCCTTGCCGAATCAGGACTCGGCGGTCTGGAGTTCGCCGAGGGCATTCCGGGTTCTCTTGGAGGAGCCGTCATGATGAATGCCGGTTCATACGGTCATTCCATTTCTGAGTTCATCAGAGAGATCTCTTACATCGATAGAACTGGCAGGGCTCTGCGCAGGAAAGTATCCCAAGGCGACTTCAGCTATAGAAAATCCCCTCTTTCATCCGGATCAATTCTAACAGAGATCCTTTTCGAATTCATGCCGAGAGAGCGAGAAGAAATCCTTGCAAAGATGGATGAGGTTAGAGAAAGGAGGAGACGGAGCCAGCCGCAGGGGGTGAGAAGTTCCGGATGCATCTTCAAGAATCCGGAGGGGGACCATGCCGGGCGGATCATCGAATCAGTTGGATTAAAAGGATTGACAAGGGGTGGCGCCATCATCTCGCCAGTTCATGCCAACTTCATCGTGAACATGGGCGAGGCAGACGCTGACGATATTTTCTGGCTTATCGACAAAGTGAAGGAAGTGGTTCTGATGAAAGCCGGGATCCTTCTCGAAGAAGAAGTAGTCATCTGGCGACGATGA
- the murC gene encoding UDP-N-acetylmuramate--L-alanine ligase: MKFRKAHNIHFIGIGGIGMSGIAEVLLNLNYAVTGSDITFSPIIKRLRKLGGKIAIGHRETNIKNPDVVVVSSAIDSDNIEVREAIRRKIPVIPRAEMLAELMRMKYGIAIAGSHGKTSTTSMVATILSRCGFDPTIVIGGKLGILRSSAKLGKGDFLVAEADESDGSFLKLSPIIAIVTNIDKEHLDYYMNLDEIMNAFVRFLNRIPFYGVGIICLDDRNIQKIMPRLDRKIVTYGFNEKADLHACNLTFDQFQSAYTAYLRGKKLGKVTLRVPGRHSILNSLAALAVGLEFDIEFKKIAKVLGAFRGAERRFHLRGEIDSIMVVDDYGHHPTEIISTLATAKQGWNRRLVTVFQPHRYTRVSALMDEFAHSFKHTDFLIVTEIYPAGEKPIQGVTGELLADRIRRESSHLKDVVYIKKPEEIPPYLMKVVQKKDMVITLGAGNVWRVGDAFLKLLAQHKKED; the protein is encoded by the coding sequence ATGAAGTTCCGGAAAGCTCACAACATTCATTTTATTGGTATCGGGGGAATCGGAATGAGTGGAATCGCCGAAGTTTTGTTGAACCTGAATTACGCTGTGACTGGTTCCGACATCACTTTTTCCCCTATCATCAAGAGGCTGAGGAAACTGGGAGGGAAGATCGCCATCGGGCACAGGGAAACAAACATCAAGAACCCGGACGTCGTCGTCGTCTCTTCTGCCATCGATAGTGACAACATCGAGGTCCGGGAAGCCATAAGGAGGAAGATCCCTGTCATTCCGAGGGCAGAGATGCTCGCCGAGCTGATGAGGATGAAATACGGCATTGCCATCGCAGGATCGCATGGAAAGACGTCGACCACTTCCATGGTGGCGACCATCCTTTCCCGTTGCGGTTTCGATCCGACCATCGTCATCGGTGGAAAGCTCGGCATACTTAGAAGCAGTGCGAAGCTTGGCAAAGGAGACTTCCTGGTTGCAGAGGCGGATGAGAGTGATGGCTCTTTCCTGAAACTCAGTCCGATCATTGCCATCGTAACCAACATCGACAAGGAGCACCTGGACTATTACATGAACCTCGATGAGATCATGAACGCCTTCGTTCGTTTCCTGAACAGGATCCCCTTCTATGGCGTCGGCATCATCTGCCTTGACGACAGGAACATTCAAAAGATCATGCCGAGGCTTGACAGGAAGATTGTCACCTATGGATTCAACGAGAAGGCAGACCTCCATGCATGCAACTTAACATTCGATCAATTCCAGTCTGCTTATACCGCATATCTAAGAGGGAAGAAACTGGGGAAGGTGACTCTCAGGGTGCCGGGCAGACACAGCATTCTGAACTCGCTCGCGGCTCTTGCCGTCGGCCTCGAATTCGACATCGAATTCAAGAAGATTGCGAAGGTGCTCGGAGCGTTCCGCGGCGCAGAGAGGCGCTTTCACCTGAGAGGTGAGATTGATTCCATCATGGTCGTCGATGATTACGGCCATCATCCGACAGAGATAATCTCCACGCTGGCCACGGCGAAACAGGGATGGAACAGGAGACTGGTTACCGTCTTCCAGCCGCACCGCTACACCAGGGTCAGCGCTCTAATGGATGAGTTCGCTCACTCCTTCAAACATACAGACTTCCTGATCGTCACTGAGATATATCCTGCTGGAGAAAAACCGATCCAGGGAGTCACGGGAGAGCTGCTTGCAGACAGGATCAGAAGAGAGAGTAGTCATCTCAAAGATGTGGTCTACATAAAAAAGCCCGAGGAGATCCCTCCATATCTGATGAAGGTAGTTCAGAAGAAAGACATGGTCATCACTCTGGGTGCCGGCAACGTCTGGAGAGTCGGGGATGCTTTCCTGAAACTCCTTGCACAGCATAAAAAGGAGGATTGA
- the murG gene encoding undecaprenyldiphospho-muramoylpentapeptide beta-N-acetylglucosaminyltransferase encodes MNERKEIIVIAAGGTGGHILPAISMARELKKRDGSRRIVFIGSNRGLERRLIPPEGFELIELDVCGITGKKLSKKVLGFLTALHSFFECLGDLRRLRPAIVIGAGGYVSGPVIISAWILRIPTMIQEQNLFPGLTNRILSMLVKEVAVSFEESRKYLYGKVTNTGNPVRNDFTSLRKKERSDKLSVLVSGGSQGSRTLNKGMVEALPLLRSFKDRLRITHQTGGAELETVRQAYIRQGVEAEVLEFITDMPKRFEHADIVISRAGASTITEITAAGKASILVPFPFAAHDHQRRNAEALLKAKAAFVCEDAEFSGAYVAETLKGFIDDPSRIGEMEKNAASLHRGGAAEKIADMAERLMAGR; translated from the coding sequence GTGAATGAGAGAAAGGAAATCATTGTGATTGCGGCAGGGGGAACTGGAGGACATATCCTCCCCGCCATCTCCATGGCACGGGAGTTGAAGAAGAGGGATGGTTCGAGAAGGATTGTCTTCATCGGCAGCAACAGGGGACTCGAGAGAAGGCTCATCCCTCCAGAAGGTTTCGAACTCATTGAACTGGATGTGTGCGGCATAACCGGAAAGAAACTCTCGAAAAAAGTCCTGGGATTCCTAACGGCACTCCACTCATTCTTTGAATGCCTTGGAGATCTGAGGAGGCTCAGACCGGCCATCGTCATCGGAGCCGGCGGTTACGTATCCGGCCCTGTGATAATCTCCGCCTGGATCCTGCGAATCCCGACGATGATCCAAGAGCAGAACCTCTTCCCTGGACTCACCAACAGGATCCTTTCCATGCTCGTAAAGGAAGTGGCCGTCTCCTTCGAAGAATCAAGAAAGTATCTGTACGGAAAAGTTACGAACACAGGAAATCCCGTGAGAAATGATTTCACGTCATTGAGAAAGAAAGAGCGCAGCGACAAGCTATCTGTCCTCGTCTCCGGTGGGAGTCAGGGCTCCAGAACGCTGAACAAGGGGATGGTGGAAGCTCTACCCCTCCTGAGGAGTTTCAAAGACAGATTGCGAATCACCCACCAAACGGGAGGCGCCGAACTGGAAACTGTCCGGCAAGCTTACATCAGACAGGGTGTGGAAGCGGAAGTTCTGGAATTCATCACTGACATGCCAAAGAGATTCGAGCATGCCGACATTGTCATATCGAGGGCAGGAGCTTCGACCATCACGGAGATCACGGCTGCGGGTAAGGCTTCCATCCTTGTTCCCTTTCCATTCGCCGCCCATGATCATCAGCGAAGAAATGCGGAAGCTCTCCTCAAGGCTAAAGCAGCTTTCGTGTGCGAGGATGCCGAATTCTCCGGAGCGTACGTTGCCGAAACATTAAAGGGGTTCATAGACGATCCATCACGAATCGGTGAGATGGAAAAGAATGCGGCCTCCCTGCACAGAGGTGGTGCCGCTGAGAAGATTGCAGACATGGCTGAGAGATTGATGGCTGGGAGATGA
- the ftsW gene encoding putative lipid II flippase FtsW: MPKKLSSDKVLFITTTVLSIFGILMVGSASYYVAMKQMGNSYHFLIRQIIFVLAGMLLLYLIMNLDYRIYKKKWFINIFLIVTSALLLFVLTMPPIHGTRRWFSLGFFSIQPSEFAKLAAIFFVAYWLELKQHRQNDLKEIYGPCLLVVGGMSLIIAIEPDFGTAFILLLISGIMFFLAGMRYKQITIIGAAGLAAMALMVATAPYRISRIFAYLSPDADPLGSGYQLNQSLIAIGSGGITGKHFGSGQQKAFFLPDPHTDFIYSVVGEEFGLIGAVLVVVAFLVLLWRGVISSARIHDLFGYYLGMGITSMIVVQAFLNIAVATGLVPTKGITLPFISYGGSSIIVNLIGAGILLNISQHSS; the protein is encoded by the coding sequence ATGCCTAAGAAGTTATCATCCGACAAAGTTCTCTTCATCACGACGACTGTTCTCTCCATCTTCGGGATACTGATGGTTGGAAGCGCCTCATATTACGTCGCCATGAAGCAGATGGGGAATTCCTATCATTTCCTCATCAGGCAGATCATCTTCGTCCTCGCGGGAATGTTACTCCTCTATCTGATTATGAATCTCGATTACAGAATATACAAGAAGAAGTGGTTCATCAACATCTTCCTGATCGTGACTTCCGCCCTTCTTCTGTTTGTTCTGACAATGCCTCCTATTCACGGGACGCGGCGGTGGTTCTCTCTCGGATTCTTCTCCATCCAGCCTTCGGAATTTGCCAAGCTGGCCGCCATCTTCTTCGTGGCCTACTGGCTTGAACTGAAACAACACCGCCAGAACGATCTTAAGGAGATCTACGGACCCTGCCTTCTTGTAGTGGGAGGGATGTCCCTCATAATCGCCATTGAGCCAGACTTCGGAACGGCCTTCATACTGCTTTTAATTTCAGGCATCATGTTCTTTCTCGCCGGGATGAGATACAAACAGATAACAATCATCGGGGCAGCCGGACTCGCCGCCATGGCCCTGATGGTAGCCACAGCTCCTTACAGGATAAGCAGGATCTTTGCATATCTATCCCCGGATGCTGACCCGCTCGGCTCAGGATACCAGTTGAATCAGTCTCTCATCGCAATTGGAAGCGGCGGAATAACGGGGAAACATTTCGGCTCCGGACAGCAGAAGGCCTTTTTCCTTCCAGATCCCCATACTGACTTCATCTACTCGGTCGTTGGAGAGGAGTTCGGCCTCATTGGAGCCGTTTTGGTGGTGGTAGCCTTTCTGGTCTTGCTCTGGAGAGGAGTGATATCCTCCGCCAGGATCCATGACCTCTTTGGCTATTACCTCGGAATGGGGATTACATCGATGATCGTTGTGCAGGCGTTTCTCAACATAGCCGTTGCGACGGGGCTAGTGCCGACGAAGGGGATAACTCTCCCATTCATCAGCTACGGAGGATCGTCCATCATCGTCAATCTGATCGGTGCGGGGATACTTCTCAACATCTCGCAGCACTCGAGTTGA
- the murD gene encoding UDP-N-acetylmuramoyl-L-alanine--D-glutamate ligase, which produces MELKNKRVLVVGMGKSGLAASLFAAERGALTVATDIKQKEELGISTLELDEKGIRVVAGKHILEDFTSSDIIVASPGVPLNIYPLKAARDDGKLIIGEIELASLFLKGTIIGITGSNGKSTTTSLTAWILSCAGIDCRACGNIGLPLIEMVAADSQDKFYSVELSSYQLEAIESFKPHIALLLNLSPDHLDRYESYAHYIAAKGTIFKNQIESDYAILNREDSDSKTLEEHIKAQKLYFSSMHPVEKGAFIKAGNIYLKLQGKEEYLIALDEIPLPGMHNVENVMAAALAARVVGIKCPIIRAAVMSFKGLPHRLEHVAEIRGISFYNDSKATNVDSAIKAIQSFPGKKIVLILGGRDKGGDFTRLIPLIQDNVKEVILIGEATEKIKGQIEGSAPIYEASSLADGVKRGFKTASAGEIVLLAPGCASFDAYRNYEERGDDFRRNVLELMEELGDA; this is translated from the coding sequence ATGGAATTGAAGAACAAAAGGGTGTTGGTTGTTGGGATGGGAAAGAGCGGGCTGGCCGCCTCCCTCTTTGCCGCAGAGCGAGGGGCTCTGACCGTCGCCACCGACATCAAACAAAAAGAGGAGCTCGGCATCTCCACGCTAGAGCTTGACGAGAAAGGGATCAGGGTTGTTGCCGGTAAACATATACTTGAAGACTTTACTTCCAGCGACATAATAGTCGCAAGCCCGGGTGTCCCATTGAACATCTATCCATTGAAAGCGGCGCGCGATGATGGCAAGCTTATCATCGGCGAGATAGAACTGGCTTCTCTCTTTCTGAAGGGAACGATCATCGGCATCACCGGCTCCAATGGCAAGAGCACAACGACATCGCTTACAGCATGGATACTATCCTGCGCCGGAATCGACTGCAGAGCCTGTGGGAACATCGGCCTCCCCCTGATTGAGATGGTCGCCGCTGATTCTCAGGATAAGTTTTATTCCGTGGAACTCTCATCGTATCAGCTCGAAGCAATCGAAAGCTTCAAGCCGCATATTGCTCTTTTACTTAACCTGAGCCCCGACCACCTTGACCGATACGAGAGCTACGCTCATTACATCGCTGCCAAGGGAACCATCTTCAAGAATCAAATAGAATCAGACTATGCAATTCTGAACAGAGAGGACAGCGATTCGAAAACCCTTGAGGAACATATCAAGGCACAGAAACTGTATTTCTCTTCGATGCATCCTGTCGAGAAAGGGGCTTTTATCAAGGCTGGAAATATCTACCTCAAACTTCAGGGAAAGGAAGAATATCTGATCGCGCTCGACGAGATTCCTCTTCCCGGAATGCACAACGTGGAAAATGTGATGGCCGCTGCCCTGGCCGCAAGGGTCGTAGGAATAAAGTGCCCCATAATAAGGGCTGCCGTGATGAGTTTCAAGGGACTCCCCCACAGGCTGGAGCATGTGGCGGAGATTAGAGGGATCTCCTTCTACAACGATTCCAAGGCAACGAACGTCGATTCTGCAATCAAGGCAATTCAATCCTTCCCGGGAAAAAAGATTGTCCTGATCCTTGGAGGAAGGGATAAGGGGGGCGACTTCACCAGACTTATTCCTCTAATCCAGGACAACGTGAAAGAAGTCATCCTGATCGGCGAAGCGACGGAGAAGATAAAAGGCCAGATCGAGGGGAGCGCACCCATCTATGAAGCCTCTTCGCTTGCCGACGGAGTCAAGAGGGGGTTCAAGACAGCCTCTGCGGGAGAGATCGTCCTCCTGGCGCCTGGGTGTGCCAGCTTTGATGCATATCGGAACTACGAGGAGAGAGGGGATGACTTCCGCCGCAACGTTCTCGAATTAATGGAGGAGCTTGGGGATGCCTAA